In Muribaculum gordoncarteri, the genomic window GTAACTTTACCGACAGTAATGTCGTTTTATTGCTATGAGCGAGATAAAACATATTATTCGCAGGATGCAAAGCCGTCTACACAACATCAATTTGACTTGGAACCGTGCGTTGCGTCACTCCAGGACTGCGATTACAGCAATCTCGGGACTGCTTGAAGTGCTCTCGGTAATTGCAGCAATCGGATGCCTGCTATGTGCGACATTATATATAGGATTTGAACGCGAGGCTAATGAATTGCGCACGCTGCTTGTGTATTTCCGCACATTCCAGTGCATATTTCTCGCCAAAGTGCTTTTCAACCTTATTTTCAATCTGAAAAATACAATCGAAAACACCCGTGTAATCAAGTGGATAGTCGACATTACACTGCTGTCGACGCTTCTTCCCGCATTATATCCCCGCCCCGCCAATCCTTGGATTCCATGGCTCGAGGATGTCCTTTACAGCAACAAATTCCTGCTTGGCATCCTGGTGGCTTTTGCCATAGTCGAGATAAGCTATTTTGTAATCAGGATAATGGGAAAGCGCACCAACCCGTCGCTTATACTTTCATGCAGCTTCCTGTTTTTCATCTTTTTAGGGTCATTCCTGCTCATGATGCCACGATGCACCTATCACGGCATAGGTTACATCGACTCGCTCTTTGTGTCGACAAGCGCCGTTTGCATCACCGGGCTGACAACTATTGATGTAGCATCGACATTCACTCCGCTGGGACTGTTGATTCTTGGTCTTCTGATTCAGATAGGCGGATTGGGTGTGATGACTTTCACGAGCTTTTTCGCCCTGTTTTTCAGCGGTAACACATCGGTCTACAGCCAGTTGATGGTTAAGGACATGATCTACAGCAAAACCATCAACGCATTGCTGCCTACGCTGCTGTATATCCTCGGTTTTACCGTGATTGTCGAATTGATAGGAGCATTCTTTATATGGCTCTCAATTCACGATGTGCTTATCATGTCGACCGAAGATCAAATCATATTCTCGATATTTCATGCCGTTTCGGCTTTCTGTAACGCCGGATTCTCCAATCTTCCCGGCGGTATGGCAAATCCGGTGTTGATGAATTCCAATCAGATGATATACATTGTCATAGGAATAATCGTGATGGCCGGAGGTATTGGCTTCCCGGTACTTGTAAATTTCAAGGAGGCGTTTATCGAGTATTTCCGTCGATTGTGGCGCCGCATAAATCATGGGACAAAAATAGGACGCTCGGTTCACATCTGGAATGTAAACACCAAGATTGCGCTCTACACCACATTGATTATATTTGCGGTAAGCACGGTCGTGTTTTTCATTCTTGAACGTAACAACACATTGGCCGGCATGAGTCTTTACGACAGCATAGTACAGTCGTTTTTCAACTCCACAACTCCGCGAAGTTCAGGCTTTGTATCGGTCAATCCTGCCAATTTCCTTAATGTGACGCTTGTCATCGTATTGTTTCTGATGTGGATTGGAGGAGCTTCGCAGTCAACCGCCGGAGGTGTCAAGGTCAATACGTTTGCATTGATACTGCTGAATCTTAAATCGATAATACTCGGCAAGGATCATGTCACGGTATATGACCGCACTATTGCTGTAGGTTCTATAAGAAGAGCCAATGCAGTTGTGGCAATCTCGATAGTGTCCTACACCATCTACAGCGTTATATTGTTGCTGCTTGAGCCGCAACTTCCTGCCAAGAGTGTTCTATTTGAAACTTCTTCGGCGCTGTTCACCGTGGGCTCGTCGCTCGGCATTACATCGGAGCTTGGCATGAGCTCTAAAATAGTTTTATGCACCGCGATGTTTCTGGGTCGCGTGGGTATAATATCGCTTCTGATAGGTGTGACAGGCAATCGTCACGACTACCCGGTGAAATATCCAACTGAAAATATAATAATAAACTGATAAATAATATGCGTTATCTGATAATAGGACTCGGAATATATGGCTCCAATCTTGCCACCGACCTTACCGACATGGGACACGAGGTAATAGGAGCCGATCACAACCCCACTCTTGTCGAACAGGTGAAGGATAAGATTTCAACGGCCTATATAATCGACTCGACCGATGAAGCGGCACTTTCGGTATTGCCGTTAAAGACCGTCGACCTCGTGATCGTGGCTATCGGCGAGAACTTCGGCGCAAGTGTCAAAACCGTGGCGCTGTTGCGAAAACTCGGCGTGAAACGCATATATGCACGTGCCGTCGACGACATTCATGAAACGATATTGCAGGGATTTAAAGTCGACCGAATACTTACTCCCGAACAACGTGCCGCCCGTGAGCTCACGCGTGAACTGGAACTGGGTTGCACTGTTGACTCACTTCGCATTGACGCCGACCACTATGTGATAAAATTCGATGTCCCCGACTTCTACTATGGCATGAAGTATGAGGAGCTGAATTTTGAGGCGGATTATGGAATAAAGCTCATATCAATATCTCGACCTGCTCCGCGACGCAATATTATCGGTGTAACCAATGATGTGCCTATGATTGTTGCCGATCCCGATGCCGATTTCCGCATAGAAAAAGGCGATGTGTTCACCATTATGGGTACACAACGCCAATTTCGAGATTTGTTCAATCACATAAAATAATCCTAAAACTCATAGTCGACGCATGCACGCGACTCCTTGTGTCCGGCAAGGAGTGATGCTGCGGCAACATGGGCGGGATGCTTGGCATACACGGCAACATCGTCCATCGTGTTCACTATTGCAGTCAGGACTACATCCCAGTCCTCGGCCGGATTTTCATTTATGCCGACCTCCATTGAGTGAAGCACTTCGATTTTTTCGGGTAGAGCCATCAATGCTGCCTTGAAGCTTTCAGCCACTTGGCGACGCTCCTCTTGAGTGCCGTTGAGCTTGAATGTTACTATATGTTTTACCATGTCACTGACAATTTATGTTTATGCGTTATAAAGTCGTTCACGTGCGGCGGCTACTCGCTCGTCGGTGATGTAGTCGTCATAGTCCATTATCTTGTCGATGATGCCGTTGGGCGTAAGCTCGATTATGCGGTTGGCCACGGTCTGGATGAACTCATGGTCATGCGATGCAAAGAGGATGTTGCCTTTGAATGTCTGAAGCGTGTTGTTGAATGCCTGGATTGACTCAAGGTCAAGATGGTTGGTGGGCGAGTCGAGCACGAGAGTGTTGGCGTCACGCATCATCATTCGGGCTATCATGCAGCGCATCTTCTCACCTCCCGAAAGCACCGAAGCTTTCTTAAGCACCTCTTCGCCCGAGAAGAGCATCTTGCCGAGAAATCCCTTGAGATATATCTCGCTTGAATCCTCACTCCATTGACACAGCCAGTCGACAAGGTTCAGGTCGGTGTTGAAGAACGAAGAGTTATCGAGAGGCAGATATGCGGTTGTTATCGTCTGTCCCCAGTCGTAGCTTCCTTCATCGGGCTTGCGATTGCCGGTTATTATCTCAAACAATGCGGTCATGGCTCGCGGGTCACGGCTCAGGAATGCAACCTTGTCCCACTTCTCGATAGCAAAGTTCACATCCTTAAACAACACCTCTCCGTCGACCGAAGCAGTCAGTCCGTGTACTTCAAGAATTTTGTTGCCCGGCTCGCGCAACGGCGTGAATATGATGCCCGGATATCGGCGTGACGAAGGCTGAATCTCCTCTACGTTAAGCTTTTCGAGCATCTTCTTTCGTGATGTGGTCTGCTTTGATTTGGCTACATTGGCCGAGAATCGCTGTATGAATTCAAGAAGTTCCTTGCGCTTCTCCTCGGCTTTCTTGTTTTGCTGTTGCTGCTGTTTCAATGCAAGCTGCGATGACTCGTACCAGAAACTGTAGTTACCGGCAAACAATGTAACCTTGTTATAGTCGATGTCGAGTGTGTGAGTACATACCGAATCGAGGAAGTGACGGTCGTGTGATACGACAAGCACCGTATTCTCAAACTTTGACAGGTAGTCCTCAAGCCAAGCTACCGTTTCAAGGTCAAGGTCGTTGGTGGGCTCGTCGAGAAGCAGGTTGTCGGGATTGCCGAAAAGTGCCTTGGCCAGCAGCACACGCACCTTTTCGTTACCACTCATGTCCTTCATGAGGGTGTAGTGCTTGTCCTCCTTGATTCCGAGTCCGCTGAGCAGTGCGGCGGCATCGCTCTCGGCATTCCAGCCTTCAAGTTCGGCAAACTTCTCCTCAAGCTCGGCTGCGCGGACACCGTCTTCATCCGAAAAATCGGCCTTCGCGTATATGGCGTCTTTCTCTTTGATGATGTCCCACAACACTGTGTGACCTTGAAGCACCGTGTCCATTACAGTGCAGTCGTCAAACTTGAAGTGATCCTGTTCAAGAACCGACATACGCTCTCCCGGACCCTGGGTCACAGTGCCGTGGGTAGGCGACAGTTGGTCGCTGAGTATGCGCATAAGGGTTGATTTACCGGCTCCGTTGGCTCCGATGATGCCGTAACAGTTGCCCGGTGTGAACTTCAAGTTTACATCCTGGAAAAGGATTCTTTTACCGAATTGAATACCTAAATTATTGACCGCTATCATATATGGATTCTATATATTTCAAAAATGCGACTGCAAAGTTACTAAAAAATCCCGTAACTCCCATCGGGCAAACATAAAAAGACCGCGAGCGACACCTTTAACGGCATCGCTCGCGTTATGAATCGAATGTTCCCTGTGGATTAGAACAAGGGGAATGTGGATGTGCTGTAGACAAACTTGCGCTCAAAGTCGGCCTGCGACATTGTAAACATCATGATTCCTTGAATGAGCCAGAGAATTCCGGGAATACCGCAAGTGATGATGCTGAGCACCAATGCTATTACGCCTGCAGTATTTTTACCGAGATAGAAATATTGGATTCCGAGAGATCCCAGGAATATAGCCAGAAGAGCTGCTACTCCGCGACTTTTACCTGAGGGACCGGGAGAGAATACGTCATTGCTCTGAGGAGGACATTGTTGGTTTTGTTCCATAGCTGTTAAATTTATTAAAGTTAAAATGATAATGATTACACAAACTTACAAATAATTTTTCATTTCATACAACTATTGATATGTAAAATTCATCGTTTGTCTACATTACCCTCATAATAATTGATATAGGCGCGGTTGACAAGTCTTATGCCGCCGGGGGTGGGATAATTACCTGAGAAATACCAATCTCCGGGACATCCGGGCACTGCTTCATGAAGCCCTTCAAGCGATTGATACACTATCGATACCTCGGCCGAAGTGTCATCGGGCGTAAGCATACTCGCGATCTTAGCCGATATTTCATCATCGGTAAACGGTGCATAGATTGCCTTTACGCAATTCTCAAGATGCGCATCATCGACATTCTCCTGTTCAAGGCATCTATTGTAAACCTCTTCAAGCCGATTCTCCATGCCCTTTTCCTTAAGTAGCTCCACTACCGCACGGAAAGCACAGAATTCACCCATGCGTGACATATCGATGCCGTAATAGTCGGGATAACGCACCTGGGGCGATGAACTCACAATAACTATTTTGCGCGGATGCAGCCTGTCGAGCATCTTTATTATCGATTGCTTAAGAGTGGTGCCCCTCACGATTGAATCGTCAATCACTACAAGTGTGTCTACATCATTCTCGACTATGCCGTAGGTCACATCATATACATGGGCGGCGAGGTCGTTGCGTGACTCTCCCTCGGCAATGAACGTGCGCAGTTTTATATCCTTTATGGCTACTTTTTCGATGCGCAGTTTCTGTGACATTATCTTCTCTATCATGTCACGCGACAATGTGCCTTCGGCGTTACATGCCATAATCCTGTCGGCCTTATAGCGGTCGAGATGCTTTTCAAGACCTTCGGCCATGCCTATAAAGGCAACCTCGGCCGTATTGGGGATAAACGAGAACACGGCGTGGGCGAGATCGTAGTCAAGCTCATGCAATATCTTGCCGACAAGATTGCGGCCCAAAGCCTTGCGCTCCTTATATATGTCGGCGTCACTTCCTCTTGAGAAATAGATTCGCTCAAATGAACACCGCTCGTTCCGGCCCATTCCGAGAATGTCGTCCACGCTTACCTTGCCGGCTTTGTTTACTATTATCGCACTTCCAGGAGTAAGCTCGTTTACGGCACGACGCGGAACATTGAACACTGTCTGTATTACCGGACGCTCCGACGCCACTACCACCACCTCGTCGTCATAATAGTAGAAGGCCGGGCGTATGCCGTGAGGATCGCGCAAGGCCCACATGTCACCCGAGCCTAGTGTGCCGCATATCACATATCCCCCATCCCATCCCGGAGCGGTGGACGCAAGTACCGGACGCAGGTCGATGTTATCCTCGATTGCCAAGGCACGAGGTATTCCGTCAAGCCCCTTTTCGGTGAATTCATGATAGAGGCGGTTGTTTTCCTTGTCGAGGGCATATCCAAGCTGTTCAAGTATTATTACAGTGTCGGAGTATATGCGGGGATGCTGTCCTTTTTCGACCACTGAATTGAATATTTCGTCAACGTTGGTCATGTTGAAGTTGCCGCAAAGCATCAGTGAACGCGAGCACCAGTTGTTGCGACGCAAAAACGGGTGTACATAATTCAATCCGCTCCTTCCTGTGGTTGAATATCGCAGGTGCCCCATGTAGACTTCGCCAATGAACGGAGCATAGGATTCGACCCATTCATTTGACTGCTCATTTATGTGGACATTGGCCAGCTGACTGTTTATCGACGAGAATATCTCCTGTATCGCTCCCGACCCCAATGCACGTTCACGGAACACATATTCGCTGCCTGCCGGAGAGTGCATCTTTATACATCCAACTCCGGCACCCTCCTGTCCGCGGTTATGTTGTTTTTCCATCAGCAGGTACAACTTGTTGAGTCCGTAAAGATAGGTGCCGTACTTTTGCTTATAATATTCAAGCGGTTTGAGCAGGCGTATCATTGCCACTCCGCATTCGTGTTTCAAAGGTTCCATTGAAATGTGGTATTGTATTAATTGTAACGGGCCGACTGACAAGCCGACCCGTTGAATTATTCGATTTTATTTTTCAGTGAGATAATTGTGTATTCCTTCAGCAGCTTTTCTGCCCGAAGCGATACATCTTACTACAAGTGATGCGCCAGTAGAGGCGTCGCCGGCGGCAAATACCTTGTCGATGCTGCTTTGCTGCTTATCATCGACCTTTACATTGCCGCGTGCGTCCTTATCGACTCCCAGCTGTTTAAGTATGCCGTCCTGTACGGGATTGGTAAATCCCATCGCGAGCAATACGAGTTCGGCCTTTATGCGCTCTACGTTTCCGGTGTGAATCAAATTCATGCGTCCGGTGGCTTCATCCTTTTCCCAACGCACTTCTTCGACTTCGACCTCGGTTACCTTGCCGTTCTCTCCTATTATTCGGCGAGTGTCGAGCAACCAACGACGATTACAGCCCTCGTCATGCGAACTTGATGTCTTCAACACCACGGGCCAATAGGGCCACGGAGTTGCAGGGTTCTCTCCTTCCGGCGGCTTGGGCATTATCTCGATCTGTGTAACCGAAAGAGCTCCCTGGCGGTTGGCTGTTCCTACACAGTCGCTGCCGGTGTCGCCACCTCCGATTACGAGTACGTTCTTCCCTTTGGCCGATATGCGGTCGTCACGCGAAATCTCGCGTCCGGCGTTTACCCTGTTCTGCTGTTGCAGAAGTTCGAGTGCGAAGTGTACGCCTTTAAGATCTCGGCCTTCTACCTTAAGGTCACGCGGCACTTCAGCGCCGATTGCTATGCACACGGCATCATAGTCGCGCACAATATCCTCGACCGCAATATCCTTGCCCACCTCTACGCCGGGCTTGAACTCAACGCCCTCTTCGGTCATCAGCGCTACGCGACGGTCGATTATGCTCTTGTTGAGCTTGAAATCGGGGATGCCGAATCGCAGCAATCCGCCTATTGCTTCAT contains:
- a CDS encoding TrkH family potassium uptake protein → MTWNRALRHSRTAITAISGLLEVLSVIAAIGCLLCATLYIGFEREANELRTLLVYFRTFQCIFLAKVLFNLIFNLKNTIENTRVIKWIVDITLLSTLLPALYPRPANPWIPWLEDVLYSNKFLLGILVAFAIVEISYFVIRIMGKRTNPSLILSCSFLFFIFLGSFLLMMPRCTYHGIGYIDSLFVSTSAVCITGLTTIDVASTFTPLGLLILGLLIQIGGLGVMTFTSFFALFFSGNTSVYSQLMVKDMIYSKTINALLPTLLYILGFTVIVELIGAFFIWLSIHDVLIMSTEDQIIFSIFHAVSAFCNAGFSNLPGGMANPVLMNSNQMIYIVIGIIVMAGGIGFPVLVNFKEAFIEYFRRLWRRINHGTKIGRSVHIWNVNTKIALYTTLIIFAVSTVVFFILERNNTLAGMSLYDSIVQSFFNSTTPRSSGFVSVNPANFLNVTLVIVLFLMWIGGASQSTAGGVKVNTFALILLNLKSIILGKDHVTVYDRTIAVGSIRRANAVVAISIVSYTIYSVILLLLEPQLPAKSVLFETSSALFTVGSSLGITSELGMSSKIVLCTAMFLGRVGIISLLIGVTGNRHDYPVKYPTENIIIN
- a CDS encoding potassium channel family protein, with amino-acid sequence MRYLIIGLGIYGSNLATDLTDMGHEVIGADHNPTLVEQVKDKISTAYIIDSTDEAALSVLPLKTVDLVIVAIGENFGASVKTVALLRKLGVKRIYARAVDDIHETILQGFKVDRILTPEQRAARELTRELELGCTVDSLRIDADHYVIKFDVPDFYYGMKYEELNFEADYGIKLISISRPAPRRNIIGVTNDVPMIVADPDADFRIEKGDVFTIMGTQRQFRDLFNHIK
- a CDS encoding Dabb family protein, producing the protein MVKHIVTFKLNGTQEERRQVAESFKAALMALPEKIEVLHSMEVGINENPAEDWDVVLTAIVNTMDDVAVYAKHPAHVAAASLLAGHKESRACVDYEF
- a CDS encoding ABC-F family ATP-binding cassette domain-containing protein is translated as MIAVNNLGIQFGKRILFQDVNLKFTPGNCYGIIGANGAGKSTLMRILSDQLSPTHGTVTQGPGERMSVLEQDHFKFDDCTVMDTVLQGHTVLWDIIKEKDAIYAKADFSDEDGVRAAELEEKFAELEGWNAESDAAALLSGLGIKEDKHYTLMKDMSGNEKVRVLLAKALFGNPDNLLLDEPTNDLDLETVAWLEDYLSKFENTVLVVSHDRHFLDSVCTHTLDIDYNKVTLFAGNYSFWYESSQLALKQQQQQNKKAEEKRKELLEFIQRFSANVAKSKQTTSRKKMLEKLNVEEIQPSSRRYPGIIFTPLREPGNKILEVHGLTASVDGEVLFKDVNFAIEKWDKVAFLSRDPRAMTALFEIITGNRKPDEGSYDWGQTITTAYLPLDNSSFFNTDLNLVDWLCQWSEDSSEIYLKGFLGKMLFSGEEVLKKASVLSGGEKMRCMIARMMMRDANTLVLDSPTNHLDLESIQAFNNTLQTFKGNILFASHDHEFIQTVANRIIELTPNGIIDKIMDYDDYITDERVAAARERLYNA
- a CDS encoding TM2 domain-containing protein, with the protein product MEQNQQCPPQSNDVFSPGPSGKSRGVAALLAIFLGSLGIQYFYLGKNTAGVIALVLSIITCGIPGILWLIQGIMMFTMSQADFERKFVYSTSTFPLF
- a CDS encoding amidophosphoribosyltransferase, with the translated sequence MEPLKHECGVAMIRLLKPLEYYKQKYGTYLYGLNKLYLLMEKQHNRGQEGAGVGCIKMHSPAGSEYVFRERALGSGAIQEIFSSINSQLANVHINEQSNEWVESYAPFIGEVYMGHLRYSTTGRSGLNYVHPFLRRNNWCSRSLMLCGNFNMTNVDEIFNSVVEKGQHPRIYSDTVIILEQLGYALDKENNRLYHEFTEKGLDGIPRALAIEDNIDLRPVLASTAPGWDGGYVICGTLGSGDMWALRDPHGIRPAFYYYDDEVVVVASERPVIQTVFNVPRRAVNELTPGSAIIVNKAGKVSVDDILGMGRNERCSFERIYFSRGSDADIYKERKALGRNLVGKILHELDYDLAHAVFSFIPNTAEVAFIGMAEGLEKHLDRYKADRIMACNAEGTLSRDMIEKIMSQKLRIEKVAIKDIKLRTFIAEGESRNDLAAHVYDVTYGIVENDVDTLVVIDDSIVRGTTLKQSIIKMLDRLHPRKIVIVSSSPQVRYPDYYGIDMSRMGEFCAFRAVVELLKEKGMENRLEEVYNRCLEQENVDDAHLENCVKAIYAPFTDDEISAKIASMLTPDDTSAEVSIVYQSLEGLHEAVPGCPGDWYFSGNYPTPGGIRLVNRAYINYYEGNVDKR
- a CDS encoding glutamate synthase subunit beta, translating into MGNPKAFLTIHRKEAGYRPVSDRIRDYGEVEQTLNPEDRRLQASRCMECGVPFCHWSCPLGNKQPEWQDRLFKNDIKGAYTLLTATDDFPEFTGRVCPALCEKGCVLNKIHEPVTIRENEAAIVERAFLEGYVRPYVPKHRTGKRVAVIGSGPAGLACANQLNRRGHSVTVFEKNEAIGGLLRFGIPDFKLNKSIIDRRVALMTEEGVEFKPGVEVGKDIAVEDIVRDYDAVCIAIGAEVPRDLKVEGRDLKGVHFALELLQQQNRVNAGREISRDDRISAKGKNVLVIGGGDTGSDCVGTANRQGALSVTQIEIMPKPPEGENPATPWPYWPVVLKTSSSHDEGCNRRWLLDTRRIIGENGKVTEVEVEEVRWEKDEATGRMNLIHTGNVERIKAELVLLAMGFTNPVQDGILKQLGVDKDARGNVKVDDKQQSSIDKVFAAGDASTGASLVVRCIASGRKAAEGIHNYLTEK